The Nitrospirales bacterium genome includes a window with the following:
- a CDS encoding replication-associated recombination protein A: MNEAEQSELFPVQGDKPAVLAPLADRMRPRNFSDFVGQEGILGHGTPLRRAIENQTLPSLILWGPPGSGKTTLAGLIAQKVRGTFVPFSAVLSGVPELRTILKVAAQRRKASGTQTILFVDEIHRFNKAQQDAFLPHVERGDVTLIGATTQNPSFEVIAPLLSRSLIVPLQQLDADAMGQILDRALTDTKDGLGALQISLTPNARDLLIRYGNGDARSMLTALDFVVSQAQPSTSAPLVIELEAVEAGLQKKALRYDRDGEEHYNLISAYIKSLRDSDPDGALYWLARMLEGGEDPKFIARRMVIFASEDVGNANPEALLIATSVFKAAEVIGPPEVHINLAHGTTYLASSAKSNASYVGLQEAMHDAKEFGNLPVPMHLRNAVTSLMKGMGYGKGYRYAHDDSKAKDEQEHLPKELKDRTYYRPRAPLSPHQDSDEEDPTAS, encoded by the coding sequence ATGAACGAAGCCGAACAATCTGAGTTATTTCCTGTCCAGGGCGATAAGCCGGCTGTTCTGGCGCCTTTGGCCGATCGTATGCGACCTCGAAACTTTTCTGACTTTGTTGGCCAAGAGGGCATCCTGGGGCATGGGACGCCGTTGCGGCGGGCCATTGAAAACCAGACGCTTCCTTCCTTGATTCTCTGGGGGCCTCCAGGATCGGGGAAGACTACGCTGGCCGGATTGATCGCGCAAAAAGTCCGCGGAACATTCGTTCCGTTTTCCGCGGTCTTAAGCGGAGTGCCGGAGTTACGTACCATTCTTAAAGTGGCCGCACAGCGTCGAAAGGCTTCCGGGACGCAGACGATTCTGTTCGTCGATGAAATACACCGGTTTAATAAAGCGCAACAAGATGCGTTTCTCCCCCATGTCGAGCGGGGCGACGTGACGCTGATTGGCGCAACGACTCAGAATCCGTCCTTTGAAGTCATCGCGCCCCTGTTATCTCGGTCGCTCATCGTGCCTTTGCAACAACTTGATGCCGATGCGATGGGGCAGATCCTCGACCGTGCGTTGACAGATACGAAGGATGGTCTTGGTGCGCTCCAGATTTCTCTGACTCCGAACGCGCGTGACTTGTTGATCCGGTATGGAAATGGCGATGCCCGGTCGATGCTCACGGCATTGGACTTTGTCGTGAGTCAGGCTCAGCCATCAACATCTGCGCCTTTGGTCATTGAGCTGGAGGCGGTCGAGGCAGGCCTTCAGAAAAAGGCGCTGCGGTATGATCGGGATGGCGAGGAACATTACAACCTCATTTCAGCCTATATCAAAAGTCTGCGTGATTCAGATCCGGATGGCGCGTTGTATTGGCTCGCACGAATGCTGGAAGGGGGAGAGGACCCGAAGTTTATCGCCAGGCGAATGGTCATTTTTGCCTCAGAAGATGTGGGGAACGCCAACCCCGAAGCGTTGCTGATCGCCACATCCGTGTTTAAGGCCGCCGAAGTGATCGGTCCGCCAGAGGTGCACATCAATTTGGCTCATGGCACGACCTACCTGGCCTCTAGCGCCAAGAGCAATGCCTCGTATGTGGGACTGCAGGAAGCCATGCATGACGCGAAGGAATTCGGCAATCTTCCCGTTCCCATGCATCTTCGCAATGCCGTGACTTCTTTGATGAAAGGTATGGGCTATGGCAAGGGATATCGTTATGCCCATGATGATTCGAAGGCAAAGGACGAGCAGGAACATCTGCCGAAAGAACTCAAGGATCGAACGTATTACCGCCCTCGTGCCCCCCTTTCTCCTCATCAAGACTCAGATGAAGAAGACCCCACCGCATCTTGA
- a CDS encoding tetratricopeptide repeat protein encodes MQRIQGHTCHASLRIGVFFLLVLGLSLPCLQPVLAQQGEAEVLLAQATIAYDEKRYDEALSLLTQAHERDPQNARVLYYLGLTNLALNQPAIAKQHLQAARQLKPDDMYIRTQLGFAYFALHDYDQAEPLLFEAYDKDPQMDGLGFCVGFLRYREKDYKDALTAFDTAKSSNPNIRQLTHFYSGMTKGVLGLPEQAIVELDESLRTGAVSPLTQGAIQLRDALAAGKQASLADKRFTARLSLGVYYDDNVAINPDKTGFIPNQNVGGIVDQNTTISSLRRRQTSAPGILVSILGDYAFLKKGPWEATATYSFFQTLNFNSLDDFNIQDHTIGTAGFYRGTLADSDLPYQLSVQYTYDYLFLDSKAFLARHTPTVTATLVGPIFELPFVGQVGSLTTAQYRFQVKTFFRETSNVDVRFATESRDAFNNMIGVVHAVRFADDRMILRIGYQYDNESTDGSAFSYTGDRLLTGGQATLPWGGIAIRYDYDVHWRNYKNAQTLFTNRHGVLRSRYDTQQTHLVQVIKPLPHNISLAFQYQRIRNQSRVPIYDYTKNAFTVIANWTY; translated from the coding sequence ATGCAACGTATTCAAGGGCACACGTGTCACGCTTCCTTACGAATAGGTGTCTTCTTTCTTCTCGTCCTGGGGTTGAGTCTCCCCTGTCTCCAACCCGTACTCGCACAGCAAGGAGAGGCGGAAGTCTTACTCGCTCAAGCCACGATCGCGTATGATGAGAAACGGTACGACGAAGCTCTTTCCCTGCTCACACAGGCTCATGAGCGTGACCCTCAGAATGCCAGAGTCCTCTATTACCTTGGATTGACGAACCTCGCCCTCAATCAACCGGCCATCGCCAAACAACACTTACAAGCGGCCCGTCAGCTCAAACCCGATGACATGTACATTCGGACGCAACTGGGCTTTGCCTACTTCGCGCTGCATGACTACGATCAAGCGGAGCCGCTGCTGTTTGAGGCGTATGACAAAGACCCGCAAATGGATGGCCTGGGATTCTGCGTCGGATTTTTACGGTATCGCGAGAAGGACTACAAGGACGCTCTCACGGCTTTTGATACCGCCAAATCCTCGAACCCGAATATTCGTCAGCTCACGCATTTCTACAGCGGCATGACGAAGGGGGTCCTTGGACTTCCCGAACAGGCAATCGTCGAACTCGACGAGTCGTTAAGAACAGGAGCCGTGTCTCCGTTGACACAAGGCGCCATTCAACTACGCGATGCGCTTGCGGCTGGCAAACAAGCCTCACTGGCCGACAAACGGTTCACCGCCCGCCTTAGTCTTGGAGTCTATTACGACGACAACGTGGCGATTAATCCTGACAAGACGGGATTCATCCCCAACCAGAACGTCGGCGGGATCGTGGATCAAAACACAACCATTAGCAGCCTACGACGTCGGCAAACCTCCGCGCCCGGCATCTTAGTGTCGATTCTGGGCGACTATGCGTTCCTGAAAAAAGGACCATGGGAAGCCACCGCCACGTATTCCTTCTTTCAAACGCTCAATTTTAACAGCCTTGATGACTTCAATATCCAAGACCACACCATCGGCACGGCGGGATTTTATCGTGGCACCTTGGCCGACTCTGACCTTCCGTACCAACTCAGCGTTCAATACACCTACGATTACCTGTTCCTTGATTCCAAGGCATTTTTGGCTCGCCATACCCCGACCGTTACGGCCACCCTCGTCGGACCCATCTTTGAACTCCCGTTCGTCGGCCAAGTAGGAAGCCTCACCACGGCCCAATATCGTTTTCAAGTCAAGACGTTTTTCCGAGAAACGTCAAATGTAGATGTGCGATTCGCGACAGAAAGCCGGGATGCGTTCAACAATATGATCGGTGTGGTTCATGCAGTTCGGTTCGCCGATGATCGAATGATTCTCCGTATCGGCTATCAATACGATAATGAGAGCACGGACGGTAGTGCGTTCTCGTATACGGGAGACCGATTACTCACGGGAGGACAAGCGACATTGCCGTGGGGAGGCATTGCGATCCGCTATGACTACGATGTCCATTGGCGGAACTACAAGAATGCCCAGACCCTTTTCACGAACCGCCACGGCGTGCTGAGGTCTCGGTATGACACACAACAGACCCACCTCGTCCAAGTGATCAAACCGTTGCCCCACAACATTTCTCTTGCTTTTCAATATCAAAGAATTCGGAATCAGTCGCGAGTTCCAATCTACGACTATACCAAAAATGCCTTTACCGTCATCGCGAACTGGACGTATTAG
- a CDS encoding ribbon-helix-helix domain-containing protein, producing MEHQKVTLSLPKSLLKKAKIVAAQEEKSLSELMREVLRGKVEQQRGYKHAKQRHLALLNKGLDLGTKGRSSSTREGLHDRT from the coding sequence ATGGAACATCAAAAAGTGACTCTTTCTCTTCCCAAAAGCCTTTTAAAAAAGGCCAAAATCGTGGCGGCACAGGAAGAGAAATCGTTGAGTGAACTGATGCGGGAAGTGTTGCGGGGGAAAGTTGAGCAACAGCGAGGCTATAAACATGCCAAGCAGCGGCATCTCGCGCTCCTGAATAAGGGATTGGATCTAGGGACGAAAGGCCGTTCCTCTTCTACTCGAGAAGGCTTGCATGATCGAACCTAA
- a CDS encoding PIN domain-containing protein: protein MIEPKSFVDTNVLVYAHDKTAGRKRGAAREIPLNQWDSETGVFSTQVFQEVFVSLTQKIPAPIDKKKARAIIEDLCVWEVVVTDEQAVLAAIDLQAKHRLSFWDSLIIEAACRSGAQALYSEDLSHGQHVGNLTIVNPFFTG from the coding sequence ATGATCGAACCTAAATCCTTTGTCGATACGAATGTGTTGGTGTATGCTCATGACAAGACGGCGGGGCGAAAACGTGGTGCTGCGAGAGAAATACCCCTCAATCAGTGGGATTCAGAGACCGGTGTGTTCAGTACGCAGGTCTTTCAGGAAGTCTTCGTCAGTCTGACCCAAAAGATTCCCGCCCCGATTGACAAGAAGAAGGCCCGCGCCATCATCGAAGATCTTTGTGTGTGGGAAGTCGTCGTCACTGACGAGCAGGCGGTGTTGGCTGCTATTGACTTGCAAGCCAAACACCGGTTGTCCTTCTGGGATTCTCTCATTATTGAAGCCGCCTGCCGGAGTGGGGCTCAGGCATTATATTCGGAAGATCTCTCACATGGGCAGCATGTCGGAAACCTCACGATCGTCAATCCTTTTTTCACGGGTTGA
- a CDS encoding ShlB/FhaC/HecB family hemolysin secretion/activation protein — MIECIRLKTYKFLLILGCCVILFGGIFPHHTFGDDASRSQLPPTDDPTGLYGSPPPITQYEVPSSPPDHIPNILPPVTPIPEDPEGSPPLKVFVKEVRIVGTTVLTPQELTEVVKPYLNQELTTEQLEELRRAITLQYVQKGYITSGAILPDQRVANGVITFQVIEGKLSDIHIEGTEWFRPSYFSSRLNLSAGPPVNLNQLRDRLQLFIQDQRIARINSELQPGLKPGLGVLNVRVQETNPWRAWAEFNNYQSPTVGAERGLFTLANLNPLGLGDSISVTWGISEGVDPLIDGSYAIPFTPWDTTFIFQYRKNDFSVVESPFKPLDIKSKTEIFTLSIRQPIYRSPTQEFAITLIGERLENKNFLLGIPFSFTPGTTAQGKAIFSVLRFAQEWVDRRPNQVLSARSRFSLGLDVLGATIHSSSSIPDGQFFTWLGQAQAAHRFDPYRIQVITRMDLQLANDRLFPLEQYALGGRYTVRGYRENQLVRDNAFLWTIESRIPVLPSILGLDTVQFAPFIDVGRSWDAKGNTQPPQTLASIGAGLRFSFHQQAHPLLQQVQASIYWGQQLNHLKHEPQQNLQDHGIHVQVVLTLL, encoded by the coding sequence ATGATAGAGTGCATTCGGCTCAAAACATACAAATTTCTTCTGATTTTAGGGTGCTGTGTCATTCTATTTGGAGGGATATTCCCACATCATACATTCGGGGATGACGCTTCCAGGTCGCAACTTCCTCCAACCGATGATCCAACCGGCCTCTATGGCTCCCCTCCACCCATCACGCAATACGAAGTTCCCTCTTCTCCTCCTGATCACATTCCCAACATCCTGCCTCCTGTAACACCTATTCCAGAAGATCCAGAAGGGTCCCCACCTCTCAAAGTGTTCGTCAAGGAAGTCCGCATTGTAGGCACAACCGTCTTGACGCCTCAGGAACTAACGGAGGTTGTCAAACCCTATCTCAACCAAGAACTGACGACCGAGCAACTCGAGGAACTCCGGCGCGCCATCACGCTGCAATATGTCCAGAAAGGATATATTACCTCCGGAGCAATTTTGCCAGATCAACGAGTGGCAAACGGTGTGATTACCTTTCAGGTCATCGAAGGGAAACTCTCGGACATACACATTGAAGGTACCGAGTGGTTTCGGCCGTCGTATTTTTCGAGCCGCCTTAATTTGAGTGCCGGACCACCGGTCAACTTGAATCAACTTCGCGACCGACTCCAACTCTTTATACAGGATCAGCGCATTGCCCGAATTAATTCAGAGCTTCAACCTGGACTCAAACCAGGCTTGGGGGTTCTGAATGTTCGTGTCCAGGAGACCAACCCGTGGCGTGCATGGGCTGAATTTAATAACTACCAATCTCCGACCGTCGGCGCAGAACGCGGTCTTTTTACCCTCGCGAATTTAAACCCTTTAGGATTAGGCGATTCCATCAGTGTCACCTGGGGAATATCAGAAGGCGTCGATCCACTGATTGACGGGAGCTATGCCATTCCCTTCACGCCATGGGATACGACATTTATTTTTCAATATCGCAAGAATGACTTTTCGGTCGTCGAATCGCCATTCAAGCCCTTAGACATCAAGAGTAAAACCGAAATTTTCACGCTTTCCATCCGACAGCCGATCTATCGAAGCCCAACGCAAGAGTTTGCAATCACGCTCATCGGAGAACGCCTTGAAAACAAAAACTTTCTGCTCGGCATCCCATTTTCGTTCACTCCGGGCACGACGGCCCAGGGAAAGGCCATTTTTTCAGTCTTGCGCTTTGCGCAGGAATGGGTCGATCGCCGTCCCAATCAAGTCTTATCCGCACGGTCCCGATTCAGTCTCGGACTTGATGTCCTTGGCGCGACCATTCACTCCTCATCCTCGATTCCAGACGGACAATTCTTTACCTGGCTCGGTCAAGCTCAAGCTGCCCACCGGTTCGATCCTTACCGAATTCAAGTGATTACACGCATGGATCTACAATTGGCAAACGATCGCCTGTTTCCCCTGGAGCAATACGCCCTCGGTGGCCGCTACACCGTCAGGGGATACCGTGAGAATCAGCTGGTTCGAGACAATGCGTTCTTATGGACGATCGAATCTCGCATACCCGTCCTTCCATCGATTCTGGGGCTAGACACCGTTCAATTTGCGCCCTTCATCGATGTGGGACGATCGTGGGATGCGAAAGGCAATACCCAACCGCCACAGACCCTTGCCAGCATCGGGGCGGGACTGCGCTTCTCCTTCCATCAACAGGCCCATCCGTTACTGCAACAGGTGCAAGCCAGTATTTACTGGGGACAACAATTGAATCATCTCAAACACGAGCCTCAACAAAATCTGCAAGATCACGGAATCCATGTGCAGGTGGTCTTGACGTTATTGTAG
- a CDS encoding adenylosuccinate synthase, whose translation MANLVVVGSQWGDEGKGKIVDLLAREARVIVRYQGGSNAGHTVITKRGTFIFHLVPSGILYRGKLCVLGNGVAMDPGGFIDELDGLIAKGVKVGRNLVISDRAHLIMPYHKAIDRAAEEAKGARRIGTTGRGIGPAYVDKMARIGMRVGDLLNPDAFKRKLQDNLVEVNSLLRYVHKTNGFHTDKIYDQYMGYADRLRDYITDVPQLLQKVINQGQPILFEGAQGTHLDIDFGTYPYVTSSSSCAGGACIGAGVGPTKIDAVLGVTKAYTTRVGGGPFPTELTDEVGEGLKARGNEFGATTGRARRCGWFDAVLLRHAVRVNGLSSLAVTKLDVLDGCQELKICIGYRHAGKLYKEMPADLDVLSTCTPVYERFPGWDSDTTGMVSYKTLPTPAKRYLARIEELTECPIDMISTGSKREHTIILKNPLVSKKKSTRSHH comes from the coding sequence ATGGCAAATTTAGTTGTCGTCGGCTCGCAATGGGGTGATGAGGGAAAGGGCAAAATTGTCGACCTGCTCGCGCGCGAGGCGCGCGTGATCGTGCGTTATCAGGGGGGATCGAACGCCGGTCATACCGTGATTACGAAGCGCGGAACGTTTATTTTTCACCTTGTGCCTTCCGGCATTTTATACCGAGGAAAGCTTTGCGTGCTCGGCAATGGCGTGGCTATGGATCCGGGTGGATTCATCGATGAACTGGATGGCTTGATCGCCAAGGGCGTCAAGGTTGGGCGCAATTTGGTGATCAGTGATCGTGCCCATTTGATCATGCCCTATCATAAAGCCATTGATCGTGCCGCCGAGGAAGCCAAGGGCGCCAGGCGGATTGGAACGACCGGCCGTGGCATTGGGCCGGCTTATGTCGATAAAATGGCGCGAATTGGGATGAGGGTCGGAGATCTGTTGAACCCGGATGCGTTTAAACGAAAATTACAAGATAATCTTGTCGAAGTGAACAGTCTTTTGCGCTATGTGCACAAGACGAATGGTTTCCATACCGACAAAATCTACGATCAATATATGGGCTATGCAGACCGATTGCGGGACTATATTACGGATGTTCCGCAGCTTCTCCAGAAAGTGATCAACCAGGGCCAGCCGATTTTGTTTGAAGGCGCACAAGGCACGCACCTGGACATAGATTTCGGGACCTATCCCTATGTGACGTCTTCCAGTTCGTGTGCGGGGGGCGCGTGCATTGGGGCGGGGGTCGGGCCGACAAAAATTGACGCCGTGCTCGGCGTGACGAAAGCCTATACCACCCGTGTGGGAGGCGGCCCCTTTCCAACGGAACTGACCGATGAAGTGGGTGAAGGATTGAAAGCCAGAGGGAATGAATTCGGTGCGACCACTGGGCGTGCGCGCCGGTGCGGATGGTTCGATGCCGTGCTGCTTCGCCATGCCGTCCGCGTGAATGGGCTCTCCTCTCTCGCTGTCACCAAGTTGGACGTGTTGGATGGCTGCCAGGAGCTGAAGATTTGTATCGGTTATCGGCATGCAGGAAAGCTCTATAAGGAGATGCCGGCGGATTTAGATGTGCTGTCCACATGTACGCCCGTCTATGAACGTTTCCCCGGTTGGGATTCTGATACGACCGGGATGGTGTCGTATAAAACGTTGCCGACTCCCGCCAAGCGTTATTTAGCGAGAATTGAAGAACTGACTGAATGTCCTATCGATATGATTTCAACGGGCTCCAAACGGGAACATACTATTATTCTCAAGAATCCCTTAGTCTCGAAAAAGAAATCTACGCGGTCGCATCATTGA
- a CDS encoding ATP-binding cassette domain-containing protein, whose protein sequence is MFHIENLSKEYPTKTLFANASAHLRPNTRVGLVGPNGTGKTTLLRIIIGTDGVDEGKVRKRPHLKIGYLPQELETLPGRTIIEATHRHEYPEHEAKRILAGLGFGEDDWERNMQTLSGGYRMRVALAHLLLSHPDVLMLDEPTNHLDKITQTWLEKFLLSTQMTLLMISHDTDFLDRMVTHIWELRNYTIQEYRGSYQTFQTLRAERDAQEAAAANRQAKEVARVQTFVDRFRYQANKASQVQSRIKQLEKVKLIEQKRDGKRLRFKFPDPRPSGRQVIDLQGIHKAYGEKVIYAGLDFSVARGQRVALVGENGAGKSTLLKMLAGVLDFEQGSRTLGHEVSVHYFAQHQAEILNPEHSILDSLEEAAPQAERNFLRSIAGVFLFSGDDQKKPIKALSGGERNRVALARMLIEPANTLLLDEPTNHLDPTSVDVLTDALTTFPGTIVFISHDPVFLSRAATRVVEIDDGQARDYIGDYEYYLWKRAQEWESIKQSTKTIDSAKPTKQHRDTSAQAKNDSGKPSGPSRRELSKTVARLEKQVSKAEEDITKLEERLGQRDKELADPKTYQDYSRWNTLHQERETWGRELEKLTNRWSDLSTQLETAKKQLKQL, encoded by the coding sequence ATGTTTCATATCGAGAACCTCAGTAAAGAATATCCCACAAAAACGTTATTTGCGAACGCCTCGGCTCACTTGCGTCCCAACACCCGTGTTGGTCTCGTCGGCCCAAACGGGACAGGCAAGACGACGCTTCTTCGCATTATTATAGGAACTGATGGTGTCGATGAGGGAAAAGTCCGGAAACGTCCGCACTTGAAAATCGGCTATCTACCCCAAGAGCTCGAAACGCTCCCAGGCCGAACGATCATCGAAGCCACCCATCGACATGAGTATCCGGAGCACGAAGCCAAACGCATTCTTGCGGGGCTCGGGTTTGGAGAAGACGATTGGGAGCGCAACATGCAAACCCTTTCGGGCGGCTATCGTATGCGCGTCGCGCTCGCTCACCTGCTCTTATCGCATCCAGATGTCCTGATGCTCGACGAGCCCACGAACCATCTCGACAAAATCACGCAGACATGGCTCGAAAAGTTTCTGCTCTCGACTCAGATGACGTTGCTGATGATCAGTCATGATACGGATTTTCTTGATCGTATGGTGACCCATATCTGGGAACTCCGAAACTACACGATTCAGGAATACCGAGGCTCTTATCAAACCTTTCAAACATTACGCGCCGAACGTGATGCGCAAGAGGCCGCGGCTGCCAACCGGCAGGCGAAAGAGGTGGCGCGCGTCCAGACATTCGTGGATCGATTTCGGTACCAGGCCAATAAAGCCAGTCAGGTTCAATCACGGATCAAACAACTCGAAAAAGTCAAACTCATAGAACAGAAACGCGATGGGAAACGGCTTCGCTTCAAGTTTCCCGACCCCCGTCCAAGCGGGAGACAGGTGATCGATTTGCAGGGGATTCACAAAGCCTACGGAGAAAAGGTGATCTATGCCGGCCTGGATTTTTCCGTGGCGCGTGGACAGCGGGTAGCTCTAGTCGGTGAAAACGGGGCCGGCAAGTCGACTCTGCTGAAAATGCTCGCCGGCGTGCTGGACTTCGAACAGGGTTCGCGAACATTGGGGCATGAAGTTTCCGTCCATTACTTCGCCCAACATCAAGCTGAAATTTTGAACCCAGAGCATTCGATCCTGGACTCGCTGGAAGAAGCCGCCCCCCAAGCCGAGAGAAACTTCTTGCGCAGTATCGCCGGCGTATTTTTATTTTCAGGCGACGATCAAAAAAAACCCATCAAAGCCCTGAGCGGAGGAGAACGAAATCGTGTCGCCCTGGCCCGGATGTTGATCGAACCGGCGAATACCCTGCTGCTCGACGAGCCCACCAATCATTTAGACCCCACCTCGGTAGATGTGCTGACCGATGCGCTCACGACATTTCCTGGAACCATCGTGTTTATTTCACACGACCCGGTGTTCCTCTCTCGCGCCGCTACTCGCGTCGTGGAAATCGACGACGGGCAAGCCCGGGACTACATCGGCGACTATGAATATTATCTCTGGAAACGTGCGCAGGAATGGGAATCGATCAAACAATCGACCAAGACGATCGACTCAGCCAAACCGACGAAACAGCATCGGGACACATCGGCACAGGCGAAAAACGACTCCGGCAAACCTTCGGGCCCATCGCGAAGAGAACTGTCGAAGACCGTAGCCAGGCTGGAAAAACAAGTGAGCAAAGCAGAGGAAGACATCACCAAACTGGAGGAACGTCTCGGCCAACGCGACAAAGAATTAGCCGATCCCAAAACCTACCAAGACTACAGCCGCTGGAATACCCTACACCAAGAGCGGGAAACATGGGGAAGGGAGCTCGAAAAACTCACGAATCGCTGGTCGGACCTTTCAACTCAGCTTGAAACAGCGAAAAAGCAACTCAAGCAACTTTGA